TGGTAGCGGAGCTGACTCGCATTGCGTGGCGCTCGACGAGCGCTTTGGATCCCACTGGTTCCTGCATGGCAATGTAGTCGGCCACGATGGCGCGCAGCACTGCCTGCCTGCGATCGTTCGCCGCACTCATTTGGCACTCTCCTTCCGCGACTGCTAAAAGCACATCTTACTCAGCCGCCAGGATGTCTGTCACGATGCCGTCGGCAAGCAATCTCCCGCGATCGGTCACCGCAACGCGATCGCCGACGCTAAGCAGCCCCGCCGCCGCATGCTTATCGACGACTTCCCGCCCCGCGCCCCGGATCCACTCCAGCGGAATCCCCTCACGCAGCCGCAGCCCCAACATAATCGCCTCAAAGTGGCGCTCGTCAGCGCTGATCTTTTCACGCCCCGCAACTGGAAGCTGGTCTGCGGCAAGCATGGCATTGTAGCGCTCCGGCCGCTTGACGTTGACAAAGCGCGTCCCGGCGATGTCGCCGTGCGCTCCCGGGCCCGCACCCCACCACTGCCCGCCACGCCAGTACAAAAGGTTGTGGTGGCACTGACCACCAGGTTTCGCCCAGTTGGAAACCTCGTACCATTGATAACCTTGCGCTTCTAGGGCACGGGAGATCATTTCGTAGCGCTCCGCGTAGACATCTTCCGACGGGGCGGGCAACTGCCCACGGCGGATCTTGCGCGACATAGCGGTGCCTTCCTCCACAATCAGCGAATACGCCGAGACATGGTCGACCCCCGCCTGCAGCACCGCATCCAACGTGGCGCGCACATCATCATCAGTTTCCGTCGGCGTGCCGTAGATCATGTCCAAGTTGA
The Corynebacterium sp. BD556 genome window above contains:
- the hemW gene encoding radical SAM family heme chaperone HemW; protein product: MSFGVYIHVPFCATRCGYCDFNTYTPTETTSTYEAYLRAVEKELELAVAHFDLPQAQTVFIGGGTPSLLGAAGLGRVLDAVRRTMGLQPGAEVTTESNPESTNPDFFAGLREAGFTRVSLGMQSASTPVLQVLDRMHTPGRAVAAAAEAKAAGFEHVNLDMIYGTPTETDDDVRATLDAVLQAGVDHVSAYSLIVEEGTAMSRKIRRGQLPAPSEDVYAERYEMISRALEAQGYQWYEVSNWAKPGGQCHHNLLYWRGGQWWGAGPGAHGDIAGTRFVNVKRPERYNAMLAADQLPVAGREKISADERHFEAIMLGLRLREGIPLEWIRGAGREVVDKHAAAGLLSVGDRVAVTDRGRLLADGIVTDILAAE